The Hymenobacter sp. DG01 genome has a segment encoding these proteins:
- a CDS encoding alpha/beta fold hydrolase, protein MRLFTSLLCLLSLVTTPHVLAQTLLQGTVLDAQTQARVPFASVGVVGKPLGTVADEQGRFQFTTPTDLAEPVVVSCVGYQSTTVAAATLQAAGQVVRLRPSGVSLAAVTVRPGKVKTKTFGRTSSSSLMGASLYTEAGLVSDALAKEQGTIIGLDKDCRLRDFNMHVAFNRFKSVKFRLNLYSVKDGLPDQPLLRQDVRFDVTQPRGWVRVDLSPYQVQLQGQREVAVTIQWLQSEAQEGSPKAFGISAVPAPGHSILTRNKSQAAWQQLKASYLSFYLTADSYGASKTAPTSPAADYELPDSLRYLRYLAAPTLPGLTNPHLYGENAQAGRYVAVKGGRLYYERYGKGTPLLLLHGNGQSIAAFQRQIGELAQHFEVLAVDTRAQGRSQDHTTADFTYDLFAEDMRQLLDSLGLRQVDILGWSDGGNTALTLALRHPAYVRRLAVMGANMFPTPEAIEPDFLALLRRQLREEQQLPAPDLNRTRLLRILLQEPQLTFAELQGVAAPTLVMAGQHDVILEAHSRALAKALPHSELVIFPNTTHYAPQEAPEAFNKAVLRFLQQR, encoded by the coding sequence ATGCGTCTGTTTACGAGTTTGCTTTGCCTGCTGAGTTTAGTTACTACCCCCCATGTACTTGCCCAAACCCTGCTGCAAGGCACCGTGCTGGATGCACAGACCCAGGCGCGGGTACCCTTTGCCTCGGTGGGCGTAGTAGGCAAGCCGCTCGGGACGGTGGCCGATGAGCAGGGGCGTTTCCAGTTTACTACCCCTACCGACCTAGCCGAACCCGTAGTTGTTTCGTGCGTGGGCTACCAGTCGACCACCGTTGCCGCCGCTACGTTGCAGGCCGCCGGGCAGGTAGTGCGCCTGCGCCCCAGCGGCGTTAGCCTGGCGGCCGTGACGGTGCGGCCGGGCAAGGTGAAAACCAAGACGTTTGGCCGCACCAGCAGCTCCTCGCTGATGGGGGCCAGCCTGTACACCGAGGCTGGGTTAGTAAGCGACGCCCTGGCCAAAGAGCAGGGCACCATCATCGGCCTTGACAAAGACTGCCGCCTGCGCGACTTCAACATGCACGTGGCCTTCAACCGGTTCAAGTCCGTGAAGTTCCGGCTGAACCTATACAGTGTAAAAGACGGCCTGCCCGACCAGCCCCTACTCCGGCAGGATGTACGCTTCGACGTGACCCAGCCCCGCGGTTGGGTGCGGGTGGATCTTTCGCCCTACCAGGTGCAGCTGCAGGGCCAGCGGGAGGTAGCCGTAACCATCCAGTGGCTGCAGAGCGAGGCCCAGGAAGGCAGCCCGAAGGCTTTTGGCATATCGGCCGTACCCGCGCCGGGCCACAGCATCCTGACCCGCAACAAAAGCCAGGCGGCCTGGCAGCAACTGAAGGCCAGCTACCTCAGCTTCTACCTCACTGCCGATTCTTACGGTGCTAGTAAAACCGCACCCACTTCCCCTGCTGCCGACTACGAACTACCCGACAGCCTGCGGTATCTGCGCTACCTCGCGGCGCCTACCCTGCCGGGCCTCACCAACCCCCATCTCTACGGCGAAAATGCGCAAGCGGGCCGCTACGTAGCCGTGAAGGGCGGACGGCTGTACTACGAGCGGTACGGGAAGGGTACCCCACTCCTGCTTCTGCACGGCAATGGCCAATCCATTGCTGCCTTCCAGCGCCAGATTGGTGAGCTAGCTCAGCACTTCGAGGTACTTGCCGTGGACACCCGCGCCCAGGGCCGCAGCCAGGACCACACCACCGCCGACTTCACCTACGACCTGTTTGCGGAGGATATGCGCCAGCTGCTCGACTCGCTGGGCCTGCGCCAGGTCGATATTCTAGGCTGGAGCGACGGGGGCAACACGGCCCTGACGCTGGCGCTCCGCCACCCCGCGTACGTGCGGCGCTTGGCCGTCATGGGAGCCAACATGTTTCCCACGCCCGAGGCCATTGAGCCCGATTTCCTGGCGCTTCTGCGCCGGCAGCTGCGGGAAGAACAGCAGCTCCCCGCCCCAGATCTGAACCGTACGCGCTTACTGCGCATCCTGCTGCAAGAGCCCCAGCTGACGTTTGCCGAGCTGCAGGGGGTAGCGGCTCCTACCCTGGTCATGGCCGGTCAGCACGACGTAATTCTGGAAGCGCATAGCCGGGCCCTGGCGAAGGCCTTGCCCCATAGCGAGCTGGTTATCTTTCCCAACACCACCCACTACGCTCCCCAAGAGGCCCCGGAGGCATTTAATAAAGCCGTGCTGCGGTTCCTGCAGCAACGCTAG
- a CDS encoding transposase, whose amino-acid sequence MDKTDKRRKYDEAFKAEALRVARESRSAQAAARALNIRPKLICEWQKAAQPPLPADPAEAAEVRQLRAANRRLEQELEILKKAIAIFSTPPAR is encoded by the coding sequence ATGGACAAGACTGATAAGCGCCGCAAATACGACGAGGCCTTCAAAGCCGAAGCCCTGCGCGTGGCCCGTGAGAGCCGCTCGGCGCAGGCGGCGGCCCGCGCCCTCAACATTCGCCCGAAGCTGATTTGTGAGTGGCAAAAAGCCGCCCAACCGCCGCTGCCCGCCGACCCGGCCGAGGCCGCCGAGGTGCGCCAGCTGCGGGCCGCCAACCGGCGGCTGGAGCAGGAGCTGGAAATTTTAAAAAAAGCCATCGCCATCTTCTCCACCCCACCTGCCCGATGA
- a CDS encoding tetratricopeptide repeat protein, which yields MKLFPRLALAASLSAAAPLAAQAQQTQVFTADERHYQEGLELFDRGKYGAAQQAFQRYLDQTRRRTGELAPGRTTDAEYYYAVSGLYLFHPDSESRILAFATNNPAHPKAAQAYFELGKFYFDKKDYVKAIDYLQKVGPDNLSDDQRAEAEFKLGYAYFAQKEFDKAKLQFDRNKAGASEYRYASSYYAGYLAYRAGDYAGARKDLAVAEQNDAYKPVVPAVMSQIYYKEGDYEGLITYGTQALQQTPPPQSADEIQLLVGDAYYQKEDFKQAAEYFDKYAAGRKNIDPKVQYKIGYANFKQGDFKGAIGSLKGVAARRDSLGQNAAYHLGLSYLKTSQKPLALNSFDAARKVTFDKVITENATLKYAQVNYELGNTQEVIAALRDFSKRFPRSKNQAAADDILSESFLNSSDYAQALNYLDNLDERSTKLNATYQRVAYLQAATLYNNNRYQDALPVLDKSLKYPQDDALRAAAQVLKGEIYSYGQQYQPAITAYTAAARTARTGSASETDFDQKARYGLGYAYYNTKQYDRARQQFQAWLQDPVAKPADPNYYDVTLRLGDTYYVAKQYQQALDQYNKVIQANAADKDYAYYQKSVTLGLMGRREEASSTLSTLLKTSPTSRYADDAVYQQAQLDFEAGSFQPAVEGFSRLITNRPNSPLIPQALQKRGVAYQNLEQHAKAAEDFKRVLSQYPRTKAAGSAIYSLQESLSAQGKTEEFDQYLAQFKQQNPDSKATESVEFEAAKSLYLAEKYAQAIPRLESYLQQYPSTTLAADGRYFLADAYLRTGRKADALPRLKAVVEEGKSEFVNRAVGRVADLEFENKNYSEAARYYSRLREVSQNKREVANAGIGLMKSYYEAGDLEGTRRVAQELQAQGGASLNATNLALLYMGKASYKAGSLEQAIGELTTAANTAKDESGAEAQYLIASALYQQKKYPEALDAAYKSNSDFANYDLWLGRAFLLIADVYKEQNEIFQARATLNSIIDNKFPVAEIVEGAKQRLAALPADPAATPVPSAPKTQPSKTTPATPKATPKTTTPATKPATGKTTSKPATGKTSVRSSLVPSEAMPTDSTTNSTASPQEE from the coding sequence ATGAAACTATTCCCCCGCCTGGCGCTGGCCGCCTCCCTTTCCGCTGCCGCCCCCCTGGCCGCGCAGGCCCAGCAAACGCAGGTGTTCACCGCCGACGAACGCCACTACCAGGAAGGCCTCGAACTCTTCGACCGCGGCAAGTACGGCGCGGCCCAGCAAGCCTTCCAGCGCTACCTCGACCAAACCCGGCGCCGCACCGGCGAGCTGGCCCCAGGCCGCACCACCGATGCCGAGTACTACTACGCCGTGTCGGGCCTCTACCTGTTCCACCCCGATTCGGAGTCGCGCATTCTGGCTTTTGCCACCAACAACCCGGCCCACCCCAAAGCCGCCCAGGCCTATTTCGAGCTGGGCAAGTTCTACTTCGATAAGAAGGACTATGTGAAGGCCATTGACTACCTGCAGAAGGTAGGGCCCGACAACCTCAGCGACGACCAGCGGGCCGAGGCCGAGTTCAAGCTCGGCTACGCCTATTTCGCCCAGAAGGAATTCGACAAGGCCAAGCTGCAGTTTGACCGCAACAAGGCCGGGGCCAGCGAGTACCGCTACGCCAGCTCCTACTACGCCGGCTACCTGGCCTACCGCGCCGGCGACTACGCCGGGGCCCGCAAGGACCTGGCCGTGGCCGAGCAGAACGACGCCTACAAGCCCGTGGTGCCGGCCGTGATGTCGCAGATTTACTACAAGGAGGGCGACTACGAAGGCCTGATTACCTACGGCACCCAGGCCCTGCAGCAAACCCCGCCGCCCCAGAGCGCCGACGAAATTCAGCTGTTGGTGGGGGATGCCTATTACCAGAAGGAAGATTTCAAGCAGGCCGCCGAGTATTTTGATAAGTACGCCGCCGGCCGCAAGAACATCGACCCCAAGGTGCAGTACAAAATCGGGTACGCCAACTTCAAGCAAGGCGACTTCAAGGGCGCCATTGGTAGCCTGAAGGGGGTAGCGGCCCGCCGCGACTCCCTGGGCCAGAACGCCGCCTACCACCTGGGCCTGAGCTACCTGAAAACCAGCCAGAAGCCGCTGGCGCTGAACTCATTCGATGCGGCCCGTAAGGTGACGTTCGATAAGGTCATCACCGAAAACGCGACCCTGAAGTATGCCCAGGTAAACTACGAGCTAGGCAACACCCAGGAAGTTATTGCCGCCCTGCGCGACTTCTCCAAGCGTTTTCCCCGCTCCAAAAACCAGGCGGCCGCCGACGACATTCTGAGCGAGAGTTTCCTGAACTCCTCCGACTACGCCCAGGCCCTCAACTACCTCGATAACCTCGACGAGCGGAGCACCAAGCTCAACGCCACCTACCAGCGCGTGGCCTACCTGCAGGCCGCTACCCTCTACAACAACAACCGCTACCAGGACGCGCTGCCCGTGCTGGACAAGAGCCTGAAGTACCCCCAGGACGACGCCCTGCGCGCTGCCGCTCAGGTGCTGAAAGGCGAAATCTATAGCTACGGCCAGCAGTACCAGCCTGCCATTACAGCCTACACGGCGGCCGCGCGCACGGCCCGCACCGGCTCGGCTTCGGAAACCGACTTCGACCAGAAAGCCCGCTACGGCCTGGGTTACGCCTACTACAACACCAAGCAGTACGACCGGGCCCGCCAGCAGTTCCAGGCCTGGCTCCAGGACCCAGTAGCTAAGCCCGCCGACCCGAACTACTACGACGTGACCCTGCGCCTCGGCGACACTTACTACGTAGCCAAGCAGTACCAGCAGGCCCTGGATCAGTACAACAAAGTCATTCAGGCCAACGCCGCCGACAAGGACTACGCCTACTACCAGAAGAGCGTAACGCTGGGGCTGATGGGCCGCCGCGAAGAAGCCAGCAGCACCCTGAGCACTCTGCTGAAAACTTCGCCTACCTCGCGCTACGCCGACGACGCGGTGTACCAGCAGGCCCAGCTCGACTTCGAGGCCGGCTCGTTTCAGCCCGCCGTGGAGGGCTTCTCCCGCCTGATTACCAACCGCCCCAACTCCCCCCTGATTCCGCAGGCCCTGCAGAAGCGCGGCGTGGCCTACCAGAACCTGGAGCAGCACGCCAAGGCGGCCGAGGACTTCAAGCGTGTGCTCAGCCAGTACCCGCGCACGAAGGCGGCCGGCAGCGCCATCTACAGCCTGCAGGAAAGCCTTTCGGCCCAGGGCAAAACCGAGGAGTTCGATCAGTACCTGGCCCAGTTCAAGCAGCAGAACCCCGACAGCAAGGCCACCGAAAGCGTAGAGTTTGAGGCCGCCAAGTCCTTGTACCTGGCGGAGAAGTACGCCCAGGCCATTCCGCGCCTGGAAAGCTACCTGCAGCAATATCCCAGCACCACCCTGGCCGCCGATGGCCGCTACTTCCTGGCCGATGCCTATCTGCGCACAGGCCGCAAAGCCGACGCCCTGCCCCGCCTGAAGGCCGTGGTAGAGGAAGGCAAGAGCGAGTTTGTGAACCGTGCCGTGGGCCGGGTGGCTGATCTGGAGTTTGAAAACAAGAACTACTCCGAAGCAGCCCGCTATTACAGCCGCCTGCGCGAAGTGTCCCAGAACAAGCGGGAGGTAGCCAACGCCGGTATCGGGCTGATGAAGAGCTACTACGAGGCCGGCGACCTGGAAGGCACCCGCCGGGTAGCGCAGGAGCTGCAGGCTCAGGGCGGGGCTTCCCTCAACGCCACCAACCTGGCCTTGCTGTATATGGGCAAAGCCAGCTACAAAGCCGGCAGCCTGGAGCAGGCCATTGGCGAGCTGACCACGGCCGCCAACACGGCCAAGGATGAAAGCGGGGCCGAAGCCCAGTACCTCATTGCCAGCGCCCTCTACCAGCAGAAGAAGTACCCCGAAGCCCTGGATGCGGCCTACAAGAGCAACTCCGATTTCGCCAACTACGATTTGTGGCTGGGACGGGCCTTCCTGCTGATTGCCGACGTGTACAAGGAGCAGAACGAAATCTTCCAAGCCCGCGCCACGCTCAACTCCATCATCGACAACAAATTCCCGGTAGCGGAAATTGTGGAGGGTGCTAAGCAGCGCCTGGCTGCCCTGCCCGCCGACCCGGCCGCCACGCCGGTCCCGAGCGCGCCCAAAACCCAGCCCAGCAAGACCACACCTGCTACCCCCAAGGCCACGCCCAAAACTACCACGCCGGCTACCAAACCAGCTACCGGTAAAACCACCAGCAAGCCTGCTACCGGCAAAACGTCGGTGCGCAGCTCCCTGGTGCCGAGCGAGGCCATGCCCACCGATTCTACAACCAACTCCACGGCCTCACCCCAGGAAGAGTAG
- a CDS encoding SPOR domain-containing protein, with the protein MLSDHIRTLLRDHDCVIIPDFGGLIADYAPAQIHPVRHTLAPPAKRVAFNQSLTRNDGLLVDALSRELNVSTAQARQLVREAVVRMETELETGQRTELQGVGVFRRAPGRGLDFEYTGGQNLLNASFGLPELVSRPVRATDALLARERPVAAPLLASSRSARAARVFRVIGSVAIAGLVLSANYIFADMFGYLPENLRLNALSATTAEAPAATPTLAAKPVLRQQADLANTARPSELAATPTPAITAAEAAANDEWEKAATPAAAPKAAALKPAAKPVTTPTKAVKPAVKATVPASAIKPAVTVTGAPVQTVKGKPAAKPKAPGWEKAAATNATAGASAATIKSRTGRYYIVAGSYTSLANAEKGRQALVRLGHPARVILPAPGSRQYMLSVADYPDRASADRQASILRKRMGDLWIKNY; encoded by the coding sequence ATGCTTTCTGACCATATCCGCACCTTGCTCCGGGACCATGACTGCGTCATCATCCCCGATTTTGGCGGCCTGATTGCCGATTATGCGCCCGCCCAGATTCATCCGGTGCGGCATACGCTGGCTCCGCCGGCCAAGCGCGTGGCCTTCAACCAGTCCCTGACCCGCAACGACGGGCTGCTGGTAGATGCCCTGAGCCGGGAGCTGAACGTGAGCACCGCCCAGGCCCGCCAACTGGTGCGCGAGGCCGTGGTACGCATGGAAACCGAGCTGGAAACCGGGCAGCGCACCGAGCTGCAGGGGGTAGGCGTATTCCGCCGGGCTCCTGGCCGTGGTCTGGATTTCGAGTACACCGGCGGTCAGAACCTGCTCAACGCCAGCTTCGGGCTGCCCGAGCTGGTGTCTCGCCCCGTGCGCGCAACGGACGCCCTGCTGGCCCGCGAGCGGCCGGTGGCAGCTCCGCTGTTGGCTTCGAGCCGTTCGGCACGGGCAGCCCGCGTCTTCCGCGTTATCGGCTCGGTGGCTATTGCCGGGCTGGTGCTGTCGGCCAACTACATCTTTGCCGATATGTTCGGCTACCTCCCCGAAAACCTGCGCCTGAACGCCCTGTCGGCTACCACGGCGGAGGCTCCGGCTGCTACCCCCACGCTGGCCGCCAAGCCGGTGCTGCGCCAGCAGGCTGACCTGGCAAATACCGCCCGGCCCTCGGAACTGGCCGCTACCCCCACGCCGGCCATAACAGCCGCCGAAGCCGCTGCTAACGACGAATGGGAGAAAGCCGCTACCCCGGCTGCCGCTCCCAAAGCCGCCGCCCTGAAGCCAGCCGCCAAGCCCGTTACTACCCCCACCAAGGCAGTTAAACCGGCTGTGAAGGCCACAGTACCTGCTTCGGCAATTAAGCCCGCCGTGACGGTAACCGGTGCACCGGTACAAACCGTAAAAGGCAAGCCCGCCGCTAAGCCCAAAGCACCGGGCTGGGAAAAAGCTGCCGCTACCAATGCAACCGCCGGGGCCTCGGCCGCGACAATTAAAAGCCGAACGGGCCGTTACTACATCGTAGCGGGCTCGTACACCAGCCTGGCTAACGCCGAGAAGGGCCGCCAGGCCCTGGTGCGCCTGGGTCACCCGGCCCGTGTGATTCTGCCCGCGCCCGGTAGCCGCCAGTACATGCTGTCCGTAGCCGACTATCCCGACCGGGCTTCGGCTGACCGTCAGGCCAGCATTCTGCGCAAGCGCATGGGCGACCTGTGGATTAAAAACTACTAA
- a CDS encoding IS3 family transposase, with protein sequence MSCWQFIDQERTSYAVELLCRMLQVSASRYYAWRKQQQPTPAQPTAANWEEALKEAFGQHKRCYGTRRLRVELQAQGHCVGRQRLRSAMRRHGLRALQPRAYTPRTTDSTHGLRCAPNRLLDQPKPTTPNRVWVSDITYLPLASGQWAYLCAFQDACTRQVVGWRVLDTMPEELVTSALRQALLARRPAPGLVVHSDRGGQYCANTYRALLDQYGCQRSQSRRAECLDNAQAESLWSRLKTEELGPREWPVFRDLADAQHSVATYFDYYNHERRHSALAYQTPQTFYLQQLKNTALFSTL encoded by the coding sequence ATGAGCTGCTGGCAATTTATTGACCAGGAGCGTACTAGCTACGCGGTTGAGTTGCTCTGCCGGATGCTGCAGGTGTCCGCCAGCCGCTACTATGCCTGGCGCAAGCAGCAGCAGCCCACCCCGGCTCAGCCGACGGCAGCGAACTGGGAAGAGGCGCTGAAAGAAGCCTTCGGCCAGCACAAACGTTGCTACGGCACCCGCCGCTTACGGGTCGAGCTGCAAGCCCAGGGCCACTGCGTGGGCCGCCAGCGCCTGCGCTCGGCCATGCGGCGGCATGGGCTGCGGGCCTTGCAGCCCCGCGCCTACACCCCGCGCACCACCGATTCGACCCACGGGCTGCGCTGCGCGCCCAACCGGCTGCTCGACCAGCCCAAGCCAACCACGCCTAACCGGGTCTGGGTCAGCGATATCACCTACCTGCCGCTGGCCTCGGGGCAATGGGCCTACCTGTGCGCCTTTCAGGACGCCTGTACCCGGCAGGTGGTCGGGTGGCGGGTGCTCGATACGATGCCCGAAGAGCTGGTCACCAGTGCCTTACGCCAAGCCCTGCTGGCCCGTCGGCCCGCCCCCGGCCTGGTGGTGCACTCGGACCGCGGCGGGCAGTACTGCGCCAACACCTACCGCGCCCTGCTCGACCAGTACGGCTGTCAGCGCTCGCAGAGCCGCCGCGCCGAATGCCTGGACAACGCGCAGGCCGAGAGCCTGTGGTCGCGGCTCAAAACTGAGGAGCTGGGGCCGCGCGAGTGGCCCGTGTTCCGCGACTTAGCCGACGCGCAGCACAGCGTGGCCACTTATTTCGACTACTACAACCACGAGCGCCGGCATTCAGCACTCGCGTATCAGACCCCGCAAACCTTTTACCTCCAACAACTTAAAAATACCGCCCTATTCTCTACGCTCTAA
- a CDS encoding MotA/TolQ/ExbB proton channel family protein codes for MTHLLSLLLQLQVGSDAAPAASPAAADSAATAANAAANAAPGLSLIDLILAGGWIMVPLFLLFFVSVYIILERYLTIRKAGAVPESFMPGIRGLMVKGDLQGAKMLCAQNPTPLARMIEKGIRRIGLPLKEIETSVENVGKIEIARLEKNINVLGIVAGIAPMLGFVGTIIGVIKIFYAISSTGDFGIAQISGGLYTKMVTSAAGLIVGIVAHIGYHWLSIMVERMVFRMENSAIEFMDILQDN; via the coding sequence ATGACGCACCTGCTCTCCCTGCTGCTGCAACTCCAGGTAGGCAGCGACGCGGCTCCCGCCGCTTCGCCCGCCGCTGCCGACTCGGCTGCTACCGCTGCCAATGCGGCCGCCAATGCCGCGCCCGGCCTCTCGCTTATCGACCTGATTCTGGCCGGGGGCTGGATTATGGTGCCGCTGTTCCTGCTCTTCTTCGTTTCGGTCTACATCATTCTGGAGCGCTACCTGACCATCCGCAAGGCCGGCGCCGTGCCCGAGTCGTTTATGCCGGGCATCCGGGGGCTGATGGTGAAAGGTGATTTGCAGGGAGCCAAAATGCTGTGCGCCCAGAACCCTACGCCACTGGCCCGCATGATTGAGAAAGGTATCCGCCGCATTGGCTTACCCCTCAAGGAAATCGAAACCAGTGTGGAAAACGTGGGGAAGATTGAAATTGCCCGCCTCGAGAAGAACATCAACGTGCTGGGCATTGTGGCCGGTATTGCGCCCATGCTCGGCTTCGTGGGTACGATTATTGGCGTAATCAAAATCTTCTACGCCATCAGCTCCACCGGCGACTTCGGTATTGCCCAGATTTCGGGTGGTCTGTACACCAAAATGGTAACCTCAGCGGCCGGCCTTATTGTGGGTATTGTGGCTCACATCGGCTATCACTGGCTCAGCATTATGGTGGAGCGCATGGTGTTCCGCATGGAAAACTCGGCCATCGAGTTCATGGACATTCTTCAGGATAACTAA